The proteins below come from a single Sinorhizobium fredii genomic window:
- a CDS encoding ABC transporter permease codes for MITVASYLRVPYRAGAIRLSIGTLLLMVVASIIFLPGFLAGENLSNLLAQSTTLVISALGQTFVILTGGLDVSVGSIISMTTAIMTLDMPAFMRILLCIAVATAFGLVNGYGVARLNVHPIIMTLATMGIGQGLALIILPIPGGRVPDWLSTSVAGSIGPVPNTLVWLIVASLVAAWILYRRPFGLYLFAAGGNEFNARMNGVPVERTIINAYVLSALFACAAGMFLTGRLASGDPKGGATFGIESVTAVALGGVHLAGGIGSVFGTVVGAAILGLINNVMNLANVSAFLQSVAKGGLLLVLVVSQRRKTIGL; via the coding sequence ATGATTACCGTCGCAAGTTACCTTAGGGTTCCATATCGGGCAGGTGCGATCCGGCTTTCGATTGGGACGCTCCTCCTGATGGTCGTCGCATCAATTATCTTCCTGCCCGGCTTTCTCGCGGGCGAAAACCTCTCGAACCTGCTTGCGCAGTCGACCACGCTTGTCATCTCGGCGCTGGGCCAGACGTTCGTGATTCTGACCGGTGGTCTTGACGTTTCGGTAGGCTCGATCATCAGCATGACGACTGCGATAATGACCCTGGACATGCCCGCCTTTATGCGAATCCTACTCTGCATCGCGGTTGCAACTGCGTTCGGCTTGGTCAACGGCTACGGCGTCGCACGCCTGAACGTCCACCCGATCATCATGACTCTCGCGACTATGGGAATTGGCCAGGGTCTTGCCCTAATCATACTTCCGATTCCTGGGGGTAGGGTGCCGGATTGGCTTTCGACGTCCGTGGCGGGCTCGATTGGCCCGGTGCCGAACACTTTGGTTTGGCTCATCGTTGCTTCGCTCGTCGCTGCCTGGATCCTCTATCGCCGACCGTTTGGGCTCTATCTTTTCGCCGCCGGTGGCAATGAATTCAACGCCCGTATGAACGGCGTGCCGGTGGAACGGACGATCATCAACGCCTATGTCCTGTCGGCCCTCTTCGCCTGCGCCGCAGGGATGTTCCTGACTGGGCGGCTCGCGTCGGGCGATCCCAAGGGCGGAGCCACTTTCGGGATCGAGTCGGTTACGGCGGTCGCACTCGGCGGCGTTCACCTCGCCGGCGGCATCGGAAGCGTCTTCGGTACGGTCGTAGGAGCCGCGATCTTGGGTCTCATCAACAACGTAATGAACCTCGCGAATGTGTCCGCCTTCCTGCAATCGGTGGCTAAGGGCGGGCTGCTCCTCGTGCTCGTTGTATCGCAGCGACGCAAAACAATCGGACTTTGA
- a CDS encoding alcohol dehydrogenase catalytic domain-containing protein encodes MFEAPKAWSSRSMKAAQIEGVRGRIAVAEVRVPELEPDDALVRVVASGICRSDWHLWNGDWEWVGMKLQPGAVLGHEIGGVVEAVGSNVKSVRPGQRVTVPFNLACGHCHHCSRGEQNICDNAAVPHLIPGSGGWAQYMRAPNANLNCVPLPEGVDELTAAALGCRYMTAWRAIQSRGALRGGESVAVFGCGGVGQAAIEIAASLGGRVIAVDVDDAKLAKAKEIGAHAVVNAKGLSSEQAGGAVRRNTERDAGVDLAVDALGSVATVHGALHSLRKGGRLSQVGLTSQEEKGVVAVPMDMIVLKELEIRGSLGNPQSEYDDLLSLVASRKLNPTSLVSRTVSLGDVESVLHDMDSFKTSGYVVITDFD; translated from the coding sequence ATGTTCGAAGCGCCGAAAGCGTGGTCTAGTCGCTCAATGAAAGCCGCGCAGATTGAGGGGGTAAGGGGACGAATCGCGGTTGCGGAGGTAAGGGTTCCGGAACTGGAGCCAGATGACGCTCTCGTTAGGGTCGTCGCGTCGGGTATTTGCCGCAGTGACTGGCATTTGTGGAACGGCGACTGGGAATGGGTCGGCATGAAACTTCAGCCCGGAGCCGTTCTCGGGCATGAGATCGGCGGCGTTGTCGAAGCCGTCGGATCAAACGTCAAGTCCGTCCGCCCAGGGCAACGCGTCACGGTGCCGTTCAATCTGGCGTGCGGGCACTGCCACCATTGCTCTCGCGGGGAACAGAACATCTGCGACAACGCGGCTGTCCCGCATCTCATCCCAGGATCAGGCGGTTGGGCGCAGTACATGCGCGCGCCCAACGCGAACCTGAACTGCGTACCGCTTCCGGAGGGGGTGGACGAACTTACTGCTGCGGCGCTTGGTTGCCGCTACATGACTGCGTGGCGTGCGATCCAGAGCCGAGGCGCCCTGCGCGGTGGAGAGAGTGTCGCCGTTTTTGGGTGTGGTGGCGTCGGGCAGGCCGCGATCGAAATCGCAGCATCGCTCGGCGGACGTGTCATCGCTGTCGATGTCGATGATGCAAAGCTCGCGAAGGCAAAGGAAATCGGCGCGCATGCCGTCGTCAATGCTAAGGGTCTTTCTTCTGAGCAGGCCGGCGGAGCAGTTAGGAGAAACACCGAACGAGACGCCGGGGTCGACCTTGCGGTCGATGCGCTCGGTAGCGTCGCGACGGTACACGGCGCTCTCCATTCGCTACGCAAAGGCGGCCGCCTGTCCCAGGTTGGTCTAACATCCCAGGAGGAGAAAGGCGTCGTGGCGGTTCCGATGGATATGATCGTGCTAAAAGAGCTTGAAATTCGCGGCAGTCTCGGCAACCCCCAGAGCGAGTACGACGACCTCCTCAGCCTCGTCGCATCGAGGAAACTCAACCCGACTTCACTGGTCAGTCGAACGGTTTCGCTCGGTGACGTCGAATCGGTTCTACATGACATGGATAGCTTTAAAACGAGCGGCTACGTGGTCATCACGGACTTCGATTGA
- a CDS encoding GMC family oxidoreductase, translating to MANAQAEGETFDYVVVGGGTSGCVVTNRLSDAGFKVCLLEAGPKDNNPMIHVPAGYIKNIYSKKLTWNFMSEPNPGTNNRSFSLPQGRVLGGSSSINGLNYVRGQAVDYDNWAAEGNPGWSYKEILHYFKRSERRIGNADERYRGRDGELPITDLDWHHPVSEALIDAAIELGIPRNPDYNGASQDGAGYFQRTIYKGFRHSSARAFLRRAMKRGNVDVRTNSQATSILFEGTKAVGVAYITGGPGGARRELRATREVILTAGALNTPKLLQLSGIGPADVLRRAGVKVFHELWGVGNNLRDHYAVRMVARVKGSTTINDLAYGPALLGQIARWAFGKPSILAVSPSLVHIFWKSDPSLPRPDLEFACAPASFREGVVGLLDTHPGLTLGVWQERPESLGFAHIKSSNVFEPPAIQPNYLTHKTDQMALLGGMRLARQLFRTNALSRYMDAETSPTPNLESDDELLDFARQKGTTVYHMIGTTRMGPRSTPGTVVDSQLRVHGLSGLRIADASIMPLMPSANTNATTLMIAEKAADLILGRRAAPLETREEHAA from the coding sequence ATGGCAAACGCGCAGGCTGAAGGAGAGACGTTCGATTACGTCGTAGTCGGAGGCGGAACTTCCGGGTGTGTCGTTACGAATCGATTGAGCGACGCAGGTTTCAAAGTCTGTCTTCTGGAAGCGGGTCCAAAGGACAACAATCCAATGATTCATGTCCCCGCCGGGTATATCAAGAACATCTACAGCAAAAAACTCACCTGGAACTTCATGTCCGAACCGAATCCGGGCACGAACAACAGGAGTTTTTCCCTGCCACAGGGACGAGTACTTGGCGGATCAAGCTCGATCAACGGTCTTAATTACGTCCGGGGGCAGGCCGTAGACTACGACAACTGGGCCGCTGAAGGAAATCCTGGATGGAGCTATAAGGAAATCCTGCACTACTTCAAACGATCGGAGCGTCGTATCGGTAATGCCGATGAACGCTATCGCGGACGCGACGGTGAGTTGCCGATCACCGATTTGGACTGGCACCATCCCGTCAGCGAGGCCTTGATCGATGCGGCAATAGAGTTGGGAATTCCCCGGAATCCGGACTATAACGGCGCTAGCCAGGATGGCGCAGGATATTTTCAGCGGACGATCTACAAAGGATTCAGGCACAGCTCCGCCAGAGCCTTCCTTCGCAGGGCAATGAAGCGTGGCAACGTGGACGTCCGCACGAATAGCCAAGCCACCTCCATACTCTTTGAGGGCACAAAGGCTGTTGGCGTCGCATATATCACGGGAGGACCAGGCGGAGCTCGACGCGAACTCCGCGCGACGCGAGAGGTAATCCTCACCGCAGGCGCGCTCAATACGCCCAAGCTTCTCCAACTGTCGGGGATCGGACCAGCGGACGTTCTGCGGCGCGCCGGGGTCAAGGTTTTCCATGAGCTCTGGGGCGTGGGCAACAACCTCCGCGATCACTACGCCGTTCGCATGGTTGCCCGCGTAAAAGGCTCAACGACCATCAACGATTTAGCCTACGGCCCTGCCCTGCTTGGCCAGATCGCTCGCTGGGCTTTCGGGAAGCCGAGCATACTTGCGGTCAGCCCGTCACTTGTTCACATCTTCTGGAAGTCCGATCCTTCGTTGCCCAGGCCAGATCTTGAGTTCGCGTGCGCGCCGGCAAGCTTCCGCGAAGGCGTAGTCGGGTTGCTGGACACGCATCCTGGCCTGACGCTCGGCGTCTGGCAGGAGCGCCCTGAGAGCCTCGGGTTCGCCCATATCAAGTCGTCGAACGTCTTCGAGCCTCCGGCGATCCAGCCCAACTATCTCACGCACAAGACAGATCAAATGGCACTGCTTGGCGGCATGCGGCTAGCGCGACAGTTGTTCCGGACCAACGCTCTCAGCAGATATATGGATGCTGAGACGTCTCCGACGCCAAATCTCGAGAGCGACGACGAGCTCCTCGACTTTGCGCGCCAGAAGGGCACGACTGTCTACCACATGATCGGCACCACCCGGATGGGGCCGCGCTCCACCCCCGGGACTGTGGTTGACTCACAGCTGCGGGTACATGGGCTGTCCGGCCTTCGGATCGCAGATGCTTCCATCATGCCTTTGATGCCGTCTGCCAACACCAACGCCACGACGCTGATGATCGCGGAGAAGGCGGCTGATCTTATCTTGGGGCGGCGCGCCGCGCCGCTCGAAACCCGGGAGGAACATGCCGCATGA
- a CDS encoding substrate-binding domain-containing protein: MKRRTFLQAGSALLAAGTFGVPNILRAANDIHILPDTWPSEGDNPIVEAGEFAKPGPWKIGHSHYGLAGSTHTYQTAFEAEFEITRNKDRVTDYQFRSADLNPSKQVADIEDLIAQKVDAIVIAPLTTGSAVEGIKKAKAAGIPTVVYLGRVDTDDFTVQVQGDDFYFGRVMAQFLVDKLGNKGKVWVLRGVAGHPIDADRYNGAMEVFSKSGLEITSTQHGSWSYEDSKKIAENLYLSDPDVAGVWTDGANMSLGVLDALQEAGASTIPPITGEALNGWMRRWNDEKLSSIGPICPPALSTAALRAAFALLEGRPINRNWTNRPKPITDETLSQFYRADLTDAYWAPTEMPDEKLLEYFRA, translated from the coding sequence ATGAAAAGACGCACATTCCTACAGGCGGGCAGTGCTTTGCTCGCCGCCGGCACGTTCGGGGTGCCGAACATTCTTCGCGCCGCGAACGATATCCACATCCTTCCCGACACTTGGCCCTCCGAGGGCGATAACCCGATCGTTGAGGCGGGCGAATTCGCGAAGCCTGGTCCCTGGAAAATTGGCCACAGTCATTATGGTCTCGCAGGGTCGACCCACACCTACCAGACTGCCTTCGAAGCGGAATTCGAAATCACACGCAATAAGGACCGCGTCACCGATTACCAGTTCCGCAGTGCGGACTTGAACCCATCAAAGCAGGTGGCCGATATCGAAGACCTCATCGCGCAGAAAGTGGACGCGATTGTCATCGCTCCGCTAACCACGGGTTCGGCCGTAGAGGGTATCAAGAAGGCCAAGGCAGCGGGCATACCAACCGTGGTCTACCTCGGCCGCGTCGATACCGACGATTTCACTGTTCAGGTGCAGGGCGACGACTTCTACTTCGGGCGCGTTATGGCCCAGTTCCTCGTCGACAAGCTCGGTAACAAGGGCAAAGTTTGGGTCCTGCGCGGCGTTGCCGGCCATCCAATCGATGCCGACCGCTACAACGGCGCCATGGAAGTCTTCAGCAAGTCCGGTCTCGAGATCACTTCGACGCAGCACGGCAGCTGGTCCTACGAAGATTCCAAGAAGATCGCGGAAAATCTCTATCTCTCCGACCCTGACGTCGCAGGCGTTTGGACCGATGGCGCGAATATGTCGCTCGGCGTTCTGGATGCTCTTCAGGAAGCCGGTGCGTCAACGATCCCACCGATCACCGGCGAAGCCCTCAATGGTTGGATGCGTCGTTGGAACGACGAAAAGCTATCGTCGATTGGACCGATTTGCCCGCCGGCACTTTCCACAGCCGCGCTGCGCGCCGCGTTCGCGCTTCTCGAGGGAAGGCCGATCAATCGCAACTGGACGAATCGTCCCAAGCCAATCACCGACGAGACGCTCTCCCAGTTCTACAGGGCAGATCTCACCGACGCGTATTGGGCTCCTACGGAAATGCCGGACGAGAAGCTCCTTGAGTACTTCAGGGCCTGA
- a CDS encoding histidine phosphatase family protein — MSSTFVIVRHRQSEGNERNEFTGWKDAPLSLKGRYESRQASERLAAIGSFSTRRSVILRETQGDRLELSQTEALNERDYGELTGMNKDEARKRWVCGAPLAPGHPVASATPAHELCTVLTLRGHSVAAEGANGNTCSSRELDEGSSFALETS, encoded by the coding sequence TTGTCATCAACCTTCGTCATCGTCCGCCATAGGCAAAGCGAGGGGAATGAGCGGAACGAATTCACGGGTTGGAAGGACGCGCCACTTTCATTGAAAGGGCGCTACGAAAGTCGTCAGGCTAGCGAAAGACTCGCGGCAATCGGTTCGTTTTCGACGCGGCGTTCTGTAATCCTACGCGAAACGCAAGGCGACCGCTTGGAGCTGTCTCAGACCGAGGCATTGAACGAGCGAGATTACGGCGAGCTGACAGGGATGAACAAGGATGAGGCGCGAAAACGTTGGGTTTGCGGCGCTCCTTTAGCACCCGGCCACCCGGTGGCATCCGCGACACCAGCGCACGAGCTTTGTACCGTTCTTACTTTGCGAGGTCATTCCGTTGCTGCTGAGGGGGCAAACGGTAATACTTGTAGCTCACGGGAACTCGATGAGGGCAGTTCGTTCGCACTGGAAACGTCCTGA
- a CDS encoding sugar ABC transporter ATP-binding protein, protein MSMLVEMVGINKSFGATKVLSDVRFSLESGSVHALMGENGAGKSTLMRILSGVYQPTSGTVRLRGQEVRFRAPKEARLAGVSTVFQEFTLVPNLTVAENMFLGHEPRRADGSIDRAEVIDRSRRLLSDVFPQLDPTAIVDTLTVAQQQAVEIAKGLTSNADVFIFDEPTAALNSADVEHLFKVIRDLKGAGKAVVYISHRMNEVFELCDKITVMKDGAWVKTARAEDFNLHSLVATMVGRELQNFFPSRAGEMGDHMLEVSKLRLDAEGPEVQFSVKRGEILGLAGLEGQGQREIMRALVGVESAKSISVRRSIADASMRAVDVSSGFSNAISAGIGFIPEDRKQEGLFLRLPIYDNIALGKQLNRRMASVAWRSVSRVREIIKSLHVAAADPDAPVGKLSGGNQQKVLLGRWLLSGVDILVIEEPTRGVDVGAKAEIYRLLRDFSESGGAVIVSSRELAELIGLCDNILIVHDRKIVGQTPAAGATEESILGTALGSHSTHDQRAAVH, encoded by the coding sequence ATGAGCATGCTTGTCGAAATGGTCGGCATCAATAAGTCGTTTGGCGCCACGAAGGTCCTATCCGACGTTCGCTTCTCGCTGGAGTCCGGCTCGGTGCACGCTCTGATGGGCGAGAATGGCGCGGGTAAATCTACGCTGATGCGAATTCTGTCAGGCGTTTATCAGCCCACCTCTGGAACCGTTCGGCTTCGAGGTCAGGAGGTCAGATTTCGCGCTCCCAAGGAAGCACGTCTCGCCGGGGTATCGACAGTATTCCAAGAATTTACTCTCGTACCCAATCTAACCGTCGCTGAGAACATGTTCCTCGGTCACGAGCCACGGCGTGCCGACGGCTCCATCGACAGGGCGGAGGTAATCGACAGGTCACGCCGTCTGCTATCAGACGTGTTCCCCCAGCTCGACCCAACGGCAATCGTCGACACGCTGACGGTCGCTCAGCAACAGGCTGTCGAAATCGCGAAAGGTCTCACATCGAATGCGGATGTCTTCATCTTCGACGAGCCGACGGCAGCGTTGAACTCGGCTGACGTCGAACACCTGTTCAAAGTGATCCGGGACCTGAAGGGTGCGGGTAAGGCCGTTGTCTACATCTCACATAGGATGAACGAAGTTTTCGAACTCTGTGACAAGATCACAGTCATGAAGGACGGAGCGTGGGTCAAGACCGCGAGGGCGGAAGACTTCAACCTGCATTCCCTTGTCGCGACGATGGTCGGTCGCGAGCTACAGAACTTTTTCCCGTCGCGAGCCGGTGAAATGGGTGACCATATGCTGGAGGTTTCCAAACTTCGCCTCGACGCCGAAGGGCCGGAGGTTCAGTTCTCCGTAAAAAGAGGAGAAATCCTCGGGCTTGCTGGGCTTGAGGGGCAAGGACAACGCGAAATTATGAGAGCGTTAGTCGGCGTGGAGTCAGCGAAATCCATCTCTGTCCGACGGAGCATTGCCGACGCATCCATGCGTGCTGTAGACGTCTCTTCCGGCTTCTCCAACGCCATCTCCGCAGGCATCGGCTTCATACCTGAAGACCGTAAACAGGAAGGTCTGTTTCTCCGTCTGCCAATTTACGACAACATCGCGCTGGGCAAGCAACTAAACCGGCGCATGGCTAGTGTCGCGTGGAGATCCGTTTCGCGCGTCCGCGAAATCATCAAGTCGCTGCACGTGGCTGCAGCCGACCCGGACGCACCCGTTGGAAAGCTCTCCGGCGGAAACCAGCAAAAGGTCCTGCTCGGGCGCTGGCTTCTCTCAGGCGTAGACATTCTTGTGATCGAGGAGCCGACACGCGGCGTCGACGTCGGCGCGAAGGCTGAGATCTATCGCCTGCTCCGTGACTTCAGCGAGAGCGGCGGAGCTGTGATCGTCTCCTCCCGTGAACTCGCCGAACTCATCGGCCTCTGTGACAACATTCTGATCGTTCACGACAGGAAGATCGTGGGCCAGACGCCAGCGGCGGGAGCCACCGAAGAAAGTATTCTTGGTACAGCGTTGGGTTCTCATTCCACGCATGATCAGCGCGCTGCGGTTCATTGA
- a CDS encoding N-acyl homoserine lactonase family protein yields MPDYSIWMLEFAWVPDAPTSSLVYGRHNMGNEKLPYCYTLLKGHGKTILVDCGVNYASHGREFLERFNVQNWFSPKEVLAEVGCTPEQIDHVILTHAHFDHMGGLELFPNATFHIQQEELAAWVSIMALDRRFRWLLTATDTGDMLYAVQLAREGRMRGIDGNVDNILPGIDVRIARDTHTAGSQYVVIRNDGKSDSDDVFVYPGDLLYRHDNLHGGIAGDPMYLPVGLAFGSQTKLIFATHEIMKCADFDIRRVLIPHEPAMTKMYPSRTTKNGHYLIEVALAEGQQSYV; encoded by the coding sequence TTGCCTGACTACTCAATATGGATGCTTGAGTTCGCGTGGGTACCGGACGCACCTACCAGCTCTCTCGTCTACGGTCGACACAACATGGGGAATGAAAAGCTTCCTTACTGCTACACCCTTCTGAAGGGTCACGGGAAGACAATCCTGGTGGACTGTGGCGTGAACTATGCATCCCATGGCCGCGAGTTCCTGGAGCGCTTCAACGTTCAGAACTGGTTCTCGCCAAAGGAAGTGCTCGCTGAGGTCGGCTGTACTCCCGAGCAGATCGACCACGTTATCCTGACGCATGCGCATTTCGACCACATGGGCGGTTTGGAACTTTTCCCCAACGCGACCTTCCACATCCAGCAGGAAGAACTCGCGGCTTGGGTTTCGATTATGGCGCTCGACCGCCGCTTCCGATGGCTGCTCACCGCCACTGATACGGGCGACATGCTCTACGCTGTCCAACTCGCCCGCGAGGGACGAATGCGCGGCATTGACGGCAATGTCGACAACATTTTACCCGGCATCGACGTCAGGATCGCGCGGGACACTCATACCGCAGGATCGCAATATGTGGTCATCCGCAACGACGGGAAATCTGACAGCGACGACGTCTTCGTGTACCCGGGCGACCTACTCTATCGCCATGACAATCTGCACGGTGGGATCGCCGGTGACCCGATGTATCTTCCGGTCGGCCTTGCCTTTGGCAGTCAAACGAAGCTCATTTTTGCGACGCACGAGATCATGAAGTGCGCCGACTTCGACATCCGTCGAGTTCTCATACCACATGAGCCCGCGATGACGAAGATGTATCCGAGCCGCACGACCAAGAACGGACACTACCTGATCGAGGTGGCCCTTGCCGAGGGGCAGCAATCGTACGTGTAA
- a CDS encoding ABC transporter permease, whose translation MTTVNSKPGAPSASFNGKRVVSWISGLPPAYYVLSILIAVAPAVSATLINPNYWFVILKQSAPLGIAVLAQSLVMRVRSIDLSVSGVFAFAIYLASSGLLNSYPPLLTVAMPIIVGLLVGIINGVLVAYVRASAVISTLSVSAMLIGIIQYMSAGRAPGSTPTWLRVLTNGNVYGLSYSVIIWVATSVLVAIAFRFLIIGRYFRAVGDNPRAAETTGIPLARTIFVSHVTAGFLTGIAALVQISALAVGTIKPGFDTFMNALAATILGGVTFGVDRGGVAGPFVAVVAFSFLFAMLTVFGIQEPGKLIAQGLIIALAAIIYGARAGRI comes from the coding sequence ATGACCACCGTTAATTCCAAGCCGGGTGCGCCATCCGCCTCGTTTAACGGCAAGCGCGTTGTTTCCTGGATCAGCGGCTTGCCTCCGGCTTATTATGTGCTTTCCATCCTCATCGCCGTAGCGCCTGCCGTGAGCGCGACCCTTATCAACCCGAACTATTGGTTTGTGATCCTAAAGCAGTCCGCCCCACTTGGCATCGCGGTGCTGGCCCAGTCTCTGGTGATGAGAGTTCGGTCGATCGACCTCTCGGTCAGCGGTGTATTCGCTTTCGCGATTTACCTCGCGAGTTCGGGCCTGTTGAACAGCTATCCGCCCCTCCTGACAGTGGCGATGCCTATCATTGTCGGCTTGCTGGTCGGTATCATCAATGGTGTCCTTGTTGCCTATGTCCGCGCGTCCGCAGTAATCTCAACGCTAAGTGTCTCGGCAATGCTGATTGGTATCATTCAGTATATGAGTGCGGGCAGGGCGCCGGGTTCTACGCCAACATGGTTGCGCGTGCTGACGAACGGCAACGTGTACGGACTGTCGTATTCCGTCATCATCTGGGTCGCGACCTCGGTCCTTGTAGCCATCGCTTTCCGCTTCTTGATCATCGGTCGCTACTTCCGTGCAGTAGGTGATAACCCTCGCGCCGCCGAGACAACGGGCATTCCGCTTGCCCGAACGATATTCGTCTCGCATGTGACGGCTGGATTCCTGACTGGGATAGCCGCACTTGTTCAGATATCCGCCTTGGCCGTCGGCACAATAAAGCCAGGTTTCGACACCTTCATGAACGCATTGGCCGCAACGATCCTTGGCGGCGTCACGTTCGGCGTCGATCGTGGCGGCGTTGCTGGTCCGTTTGTCGCGGTGGTCGCCTTCAGCTTCCTGTTCGCAATGCTGACTGTTTTCGGCATCCAGGAACCAGGAAAGCTCATTGCTCAGGGCCTGATCATCGCGCTGGCTGCGATCATCTACGGAGCTCGCGCAGGCCGCATCTGA
- a CDS encoding NAD(P)-dependent alcohol dehydrogenase, producing MKQAYAAISREKAKALVLECIGIDEPRADEILVRIVASGVCHTDMVVRDQGYDVPQPVVLGHEGSGVVEAIGSEVTGLVPGDHVALSYAYCGKCEKCLTGTPYYCEDFFGRNFRGTRPDGTCPIHDSHGKQISGCFFEQSSFATYAIASERNAVKVPKDVPLELIGPLGCGLQTGAGAVLNCLKPKPGSSIAIFGAGAVGMAAVMASRIAGCTTVIVVDLNDERLELALELGATHTINARKEDSVKAIKELAPAGVDFSLECTSSPKVFRQAVDCLGTPGTCGLVGSSALGTEGTIDIGNFLFGRTLVGIVEGQSIPSEFVPRLIEYWQQGRFPFDKLVQFYDLDDINEAMADSESGKIIKPILRMNHRAS from the coding sequence ATGAAGCAAGCGTATGCTGCAATTTCGAGAGAGAAGGCGAAGGCTCTCGTCTTGGAGTGCATTGGGATTGATGAACCGCGGGCGGACGAAATCCTAGTACGAATCGTCGCCTCCGGCGTCTGCCATACGGACATGGTCGTCCGAGATCAGGGATACGACGTACCGCAACCGGTCGTCCTCGGACATGAAGGCTCCGGCGTCGTCGAGGCGATCGGGAGCGAAGTCACGGGACTCGTTCCCGGTGACCACGTAGCCCTTAGCTACGCCTACTGCGGCAAGTGCGAAAAGTGTCTTACCGGCACGCCCTATTATTGCGAGGATTTCTTCGGAAGAAACTTCCGCGGCACTCGTCCCGACGGCACCTGCCCCATCCACGATTCCCATGGCAAGCAGATCAGCGGTTGCTTTTTCGAACAGTCCTCGTTCGCAACATACGCCATCGCCAGCGAGCGTAACGCGGTCAAGGTTCCCAAGGACGTCCCCCTCGAGCTTATCGGCCCGCTCGGTTGCGGACTCCAGACCGGCGCGGGCGCGGTCTTAAACTGCCTCAAGCCGAAGCCCGGGTCCTCAATCGCGATCTTCGGTGCAGGAGCGGTCGGGATGGCGGCAGTCATGGCCTCCAGGATCGCAGGGTGCACGACCGTTATCGTCGTCGATCTCAACGATGAGCGTCTCGAGCTTGCCCTTGAACTCGGCGCGACACATACAATCAACGCCCGCAAGGAAGACAGTGTCAAGGCCATCAAGGAACTAGCTCCGGCCGGCGTGGACTTCAGCCTGGAATGCACGAGCTCGCCTAAGGTTTTCCGGCAGGCCGTCGATTGCCTCGGCACGCCGGGAACTTGCGGACTCGTCGGCTCTTCCGCGCTCGGCACCGAAGGCACCATCGACATCGGCAACTTCCTGTTTGGCCGCACCCTCGTCGGGATCGTCGAAGGACAAAGCATTCCGTCTGAATTCGTTCCCCGCCTGATTGAGTACTGGCAGCAAGGTCGATTCCCGTTCGACAAGCTCGTCCAGTTTTACGATCTCGACGACATCAACGAGGCGATGGCCGACTCAGAAAGCGGGAAGATAATTAAGCCAATCCTGCGCATGAACCATAGGGCTTCATAG